In the genome of Nitrospira japonica, one region contains:
- the trmFO gene encoding methylenetetrahydrofolate--tRNA-(uracil(54)-C(5))-methyltransferase (FADH(2)-oxidizing) TrmFO produces MRQDIVVIGGGLAGSEAAWQAANRGAKVTLYEMRPKEMTPAHKTGDLAELVCSNSLGSVDSSTAPGILKEEMRRLGSLIIRAAEQARVPAGTALAVDRELFSSHVTRALASHANIRIMHEEIADIPRDCVCIVATGPLTSDKLSQAIGGLAQSRHLYFYDAISPIVDADSIDMNVAFRASRYQKGGDDYLNCPMDEPTYDKFYEALLAAEKVQPKEFEKTPYFEACLPIEVMAERGRQTMQFGPLKPVGLVDPRSGRRPFAVVQLRTENSHGSCYNLVGFQTKLTYGEQKRVFRMIPGLEQAEFLRYGSLHRNTFINAPQLLRNTLQFKGRESLLFAGQLVGVEGYTDSAAMGGLAGINAARVLTGEALLSPPPTTAHGSLVAHITTSDAGNFQPMNANFGLFPPLAASIRDKSQKRRLIAERALTDFAAWMAQSGLS; encoded by the coding sequence ATGCGTCAAGACATCGTCGTTATCGGCGGCGGGTTAGCCGGATCCGAAGCGGCTTGGCAGGCGGCCAACCGCGGGGCCAAGGTCACTCTCTACGAGATGCGGCCAAAGGAAATGACGCCGGCCCACAAGACGGGAGACTTGGCCGAACTGGTCTGTTCCAACTCTCTCGGCTCCGTGGATTCGTCGACGGCACCCGGAATCCTGAAAGAGGAAATGCGCCGGCTCGGTTCGCTGATTATCCGAGCCGCGGAGCAGGCGCGCGTTCCGGCGGGCACGGCCCTGGCGGTCGATCGCGAACTGTTTTCGTCCCATGTGACCCGTGCGCTTGCGAGCCATGCCAACATTCGGATCATGCATGAAGAGATCGCGGACATTCCCCGCGACTGCGTCTGTATCGTTGCCACGGGACCTTTGACCTCGGACAAATTGTCGCAGGCCATCGGAGGCCTCGCGCAGTCTCGACACCTCTATTTCTATGACGCGATTTCCCCAATCGTGGACGCCGACTCCATCGACATGAACGTGGCCTTTCGCGCGTCGCGCTATCAAAAGGGCGGCGACGACTATCTGAATTGTCCAATGGATGAGCCGACGTACGACAAATTTTACGAAGCCCTGCTCGCAGCCGAAAAGGTGCAGCCGAAAGAATTCGAAAAAACTCCGTATTTCGAGGCCTGCCTTCCGATTGAAGTCATGGCTGAGCGCGGGCGTCAGACCATGCAGTTCGGGCCGCTGAAGCCGGTGGGACTCGTGGATCCCCGGAGCGGGAGGCGGCCTTTTGCCGTCGTTCAGCTGCGGACCGAGAACAGCCATGGGTCCTGTTACAACTTGGTCGGGTTTCAGACGAAGCTGACCTATGGCGAGCAGAAGCGGGTCTTTCGGATGATCCCTGGTTTGGAGCAAGCGGAATTTCTCCGCTACGGCAGTCTCCACCGCAATACCTTCATCAATGCGCCTCAGTTGCTTCGCAACACGCTTCAGTTCAAGGGCCGGGAATCGCTGCTGTTTGCCGGGCAGCTGGTCGGGGTCGAAGGCTATACGGATTCCGCGGCGATGGGAGGGCTCGCGGGAATCAACGCGGCCCGGGTGTTGACCGGTGAGGCCTTGCTGTCGCCTCCGCCGACGACCGCGCACGGCAGCCTTGTGGCCCATATCACGACCTCGGATGCCGGAAATTTTCAACCGATGAATGCGAATTTCGGCCTCTTTCCGCCGCTTGCCGCATCGATACGAGACAAGTCGCAAAAGCGTCGTCTCATCGCCGAACGCGCGCTGACGGACTTTGCCGCATGGATGGCGCAATCCGGGCTTTCATAG
- a CDS encoding tyrosine recombinase, with amino-acid sequence MDGAIRAFIAFLRAERRASPETLRGYTADLRQFHGFLLSHRLATIPVDPGVLSREAVRAYLQWLDRDGIRRSSLARKLASLRSFYRFLVRDGLVECDPTQDIRTPKQPKLLPRVLTKEEAAAVMTTSPDARPQSARDCALLETLYSTGARVSEVAALDLGDVRCSEGIVRLRGKGRKERLVPIGEVALRAIAEYLKQQPILLRTAGLSTGLRSPLFRNHRGGRLTTRSVARIVARHSSGLTGGPVSPHTLRHSFATHLLDEGADLRSIQEMLGHASLSTTQKYTHVTMDHLLAVYDKAHPRADPPARDPERKNSKVR; translated from the coding sequence ATGGATGGCGCAATCCGGGCTTTCATAGCGTTTCTACGTGCCGAGCGGCGCGCCTCGCCCGAAACCCTGCGCGGCTATACGGCGGATCTTCGTCAATTCCACGGGTTTCTGCTGTCCCATCGTCTGGCCACGATCCCCGTCGATCCCGGCGTCCTCTCGCGCGAGGCCGTGCGGGCGTACCTTCAGTGGCTGGATCGAGACGGGATACGGCGCAGTTCCCTGGCGCGAAAGCTGGCCAGTCTCCGGAGCTTCTACCGATTCCTGGTGCGCGATGGACTCGTCGAGTGCGATCCCACGCAGGATATCCGGACCCCTAAACAGCCCAAACTGCTTCCTCGCGTCTTGACGAAGGAGGAGGCGGCTGCTGTGATGACGACTTCCCCGGATGCACGGCCACAGTCGGCCCGGGATTGTGCATTGCTGGAAACCCTCTATTCGACTGGTGCCCGAGTCAGCGAGGTGGCTGCGCTGGACCTGGGGGATGTCCGCTGCTCCGAAGGCATCGTCCGTCTCCGCGGAAAGGGGCGAAAGGAACGGCTTGTGCCTATCGGGGAGGTGGCGCTTCGAGCGATCGCGGAATACCTGAAGCAGCAGCCGATTCTTTTACGAACGGCCGGCCTCTCGACGGGGCTCCGGTCGCCCTTGTTTCGCAATCACAGAGGAGGACGATTGACGACCAGGAGCGTCGCCCGTATCGTCGCGCGGCATTCCAGCGGCTTGACCGGAGGGCCGGTCAGTCCCCATACCTTGCGCCATTCGTTTGCGACGCATCTCCTCGACGAGGGGGCGGATCTGCGATCGATTCAAGAGATGTTGGGGCATGCCTCGTTGAGTACGACTCAGAAATATACCCACGTCACCATGGATCACCTGTTGGCCGTCTACGACAAGGCCCATCCGAGAGCCGATCCTCCCGCACGGGATCCGGAGCGGAAAAATTCGAAGGTCCGCTGA
- the argB gene encoding acetylglutamate kinase — protein sequence MNKLIKKASVLIEALPYIRTFRGKTVVIKYGGNAMIESSLKERFAQDVVLLKYVGLNPVIIHGGGPQIDKMLDRLGIESKFLHGVRVTSEATMEIVEMVLAGKINMEITDLITRHGGSAVGLSGKDGGLILSKPLTAKAWAESLERDFDGDDAESDFGFVGDIEKVDPSLLLKLQGDHYIPVIAPIGTDREGNTYNINADLVAGAIAGALRAEKLVMMTDIKGIRDANGRHLSTVSRKDVQRMVKKGTITEGMLPKVHACLDALEQGAAKAHIIDGRTPHAVLLEIFTHKGIGTEITS from the coding sequence ATGAACAAGTTGATCAAGAAAGCCAGTGTGCTGATCGAGGCGTTGCCCTATATCCGCACGTTCCGGGGCAAGACCGTCGTGATCAAGTATGGCGGCAATGCAATGATCGAGTCTTCGCTCAAGGAACGGTTTGCGCAGGACGTCGTGCTCCTCAAGTACGTCGGTCTCAATCCGGTCATCATCCACGGCGGCGGGCCGCAGATCGACAAGATGCTCGATCGGCTCGGCATCGAATCCAAGTTTCTTCACGGCGTCCGCGTGACGAGTGAGGCTACGATGGAGATCGTGGAAATGGTCTTGGCGGGAAAGATCAACATGGAGATCACCGATCTCATCACCCGGCACGGCGGCAGCGCGGTTGGTCTCAGCGGGAAGGACGGCGGTCTGATTCTGAGCAAGCCGCTGACGGCCAAGGCGTGGGCGGAAAGCCTGGAACGGGATTTTGACGGGGACGATGCTGAAAGCGATTTCGGATTTGTCGGTGATATCGAAAAGGTGGATCCCAGTCTACTCTTGAAACTGCAGGGCGATCACTATATCCCCGTGATCGCTCCCATCGGGACCGATCGGGAGGGAAACACCTATAACATCAATGCCGACCTGGTGGCCGGAGCCATCGCGGGGGCCTTGCGCGCCGAAAAACTCGTGATGATGACGGACATCAAGGGGATTCGGGATGCGAACGGCCGCCATCTCTCGACCGTGTCCCGGAAAGACGTGCAGCGCATGGTGAAAAAGGGCACGATCACGGAAGGCATGCTTCCGAAGGTCCATGCCTGTTTGGACGCGCTCGAGCAGGGTGCCGCCAAAGCCCACATCATCGATGGGAGGACTCCACACGCCGTCCTCCTCGAGATTTTTACCCATAAAGGCATCGGAACCGAGATCACGTCGTAA
- a CDS encoding M28 family peptidase, producing MSTRRAIILRHLRALAHERHPDAAPQALRQAAEYLADEFSGLGWATTRRTFHARGRTFDNILAACVERRERQAAAPLLIGAHYDTVVGSPGADDNASGLVVLLELADALRKVQLPRPVWLAAFNLEEEGLLGSKTFADELRRAKQPFGGAIILECVGYAVNKEGSQRKPPGIPIAVPTVGNFLGIVGNEASHGLADAMARSAKHRVPALETLTMIVPGRGEQLPDTRRSDHAAFWDAGFPAVMLTDTANFRNPHYHRPTDEIETLNLDFLERVAAAVAAMAQLPVERDLS from the coding sequence GTGTCGACCCGTCGCGCCATCATTCTCCGCCATCTTCGGGCACTCGCGCATGAACGCCACCCGGACGCCGCGCCGCAGGCGTTGCGACAGGCCGCCGAGTATTTGGCGGATGAATTCTCCGGCCTCGGCTGGGCGACGACACGGCGGACGTTTCATGCGCGCGGCCGGACGTTCGACAACATTCTCGCCGCCTGCGTTGAGCGCCGGGAGAGGCAGGCGGCGGCGCCGCTCCTCATCGGCGCGCATTATGATACGGTGGTCGGAAGTCCGGGCGCCGACGACAATGCAAGCGGACTGGTCGTGCTGCTCGAATTGGCGGATGCCCTTCGCAAGGTTCAGCTGCCCAGGCCCGTGTGGCTGGCGGCGTTCAATCTCGAGGAAGAAGGATTGCTGGGGAGCAAGACCTTTGCGGACGAGCTTCGGCGCGCGAAGCAGCCCTTCGGTGGAGCGATCATCCTCGAGTGTGTCGGATACGCGGTGAATAAGGAGGGGTCGCAGCGCAAGCCGCCAGGCATCCCGATCGCCGTTCCCACCGTGGGGAATTTTCTTGGCATAGTCGGCAATGAAGCGTCGCACGGTCTGGCCGACGCCATGGCCCGGAGTGCGAAACACCGGGTCCCGGCGCTCGAGACGTTGACCATGATCGTGCCGGGCCGTGGAGAACAGCTTCCTGATACCCGGCGAAGCGATCATGCCGCATTTTGGGATGCAGGATTCCCCGCGGTCATGTTGACGGATACCGCAAACTTCAGAAATCCTCACTATCATCGACCGACCGACGAGATCGAAACCTTGAATCTCGACTTTCTCGAGCGAGTGGCCGCCGCCGTCGCGGCAATGGCTCAGCTTCCCGTGGAGCGGGATTTGTCATGA
- a CDS encoding gamma carbonic anhydrase family protein: MLRTFQGIAPTVPASCYIEDTGIVIGDVVMGENCSVWFHAVIRGDVHFIRIGHRTNVQDLSMLHVTHDTHPLTIGDDVTIGHSVVLHGCTIRDRVLVGMGSIVMDGAQIGEDCIIGAGSLITEGTVVPPKSLILGSPAKVKRPVTEKELGWIRESAQNYVRYARLYMGGASASPPGFRF, encoded by the coding sequence ATGCTTCGAACCTTCCAAGGCATTGCCCCCACGGTGCCCGCTTCCTGCTATATCGAAGACACCGGCATCGTCATCGGCGACGTCGTGATGGGCGAGAACTGCAGCGTATGGTTCCACGCCGTCATCCGGGGCGACGTCCATTTCATCAGAATCGGGCATCGCACCAACGTTCAGGATCTCTCGATGTTGCACGTCACGCATGACACGCACCCGCTGACCATCGGCGATGACGTCACGATCGGCCACAGCGTGGTGCTGCACGGGTGCACGATCAGGGACCGCGTTCTGGTCGGCATGGGATCGATCGTGATGGACGGCGCGCAGATCGGTGAAGACTGCATCATCGGCGCCGGCTCATTGATCACCGAGGGAACGGTCGTGCCGCCGAAAAGCCTGATCCTCGGTTCCCCGGCCAAGGTCAAGCGCCCGGTGACGGAGAAGGAACTGGGCTGGATCAGGGAATCTGCTCAGAACTACGTCAGGTATGCGCGGCTGTACATGGGTGGCGCCTCGGCATCGCCCCCCGGATTCCGCTTCTAG
- the rimO gene encoding 30S ribosomal protein S12 methylthiotransferase RimO: MTVRLIKPDSPSRKRSSPVSDRKTTIGFVNLGCSKNQVDSEIMLGTLVQDGFELTADPKKAEVVIVNTCGFIEEAKQESIDTILEQSKLKTSGRCRVLIAAGCLAQRYQGDLLKELPELDGVVGTGEFGRIAEICRDLLAPRKRHRRLWLSKPPYLYDELAPRLRLGTAHSAYVKIAEGCNRNCAFCAIPLMRGKQRSRPVESIVAEAHRLASEGVKEINLISQDTVNYGVDLGIRHGLAALLRELVKVKDLVWIRPFYLYPQQVTDELLDLYAGEERIANYIDMPLQHITDRMLNRMHRLGDRAAIERLVERIRRRIPGVTFRTAFIVGFPGETEADFEALKHYVERAEFDRVAAFLYSDEEDTPAVSLDDKIERAIMEERRNELLAIQESIAAAKGREQIGTVMEVLVDGPSEETEHLLQGRHQGLAPEIDGVVYINDGIAAPGDRVKVEISDSGVYDLVGHVVDD, encoded by the coding sequence ATGACTGTGCGCCTGATCAAGCCGGATTCCCCTTCACGGAAGCGGTCGTCCCCCGTCTCCGATCGCAAGACGACGATCGGATTCGTCAATTTGGGCTGCTCCAAGAACCAGGTGGATTCGGAGATCATGCTGGGGACGCTCGTGCAGGACGGATTCGAGTTGACCGCCGATCCGAAGAAGGCCGAAGTGGTCATCGTCAACACGTGCGGTTTTATCGAAGAAGCCAAACAGGAATCGATCGACACCATCCTCGAACAAAGCAAATTAAAGACCTCGGGACGCTGCCGGGTCCTGATCGCGGCCGGATGCCTTGCGCAACGCTATCAAGGCGATCTGTTGAAGGAGCTGCCGGAACTGGACGGCGTAGTGGGGACGGGAGAGTTCGGGCGGATTGCCGAGATTTGCCGCGATCTCCTGGCCCCCAGGAAGCGGCACCGGCGGCTATGGCTCAGCAAGCCCCCCTACCTATACGACGAATTGGCCCCGCGGCTGCGGCTTGGTACCGCCCACAGTGCTTACGTCAAAATCGCGGAAGGTTGCAACCGCAACTGCGCCTTCTGCGCGATTCCGCTGATGAGGGGAAAGCAACGGAGCCGGCCGGTGGAATCCATCGTGGCCGAAGCGCATCGTCTTGCCTCCGAAGGCGTGAAGGAGATCAATTTGATCTCCCAGGACACCGTCAATTACGGGGTGGACCTTGGAATCCGCCACGGACTCGCGGCGCTCCTGCGTGAATTGGTGAAGGTGAAGGATCTGGTCTGGATCAGACCCTTCTATCTCTATCCGCAGCAAGTGACCGATGAATTGCTCGACCTGTATGCCGGGGAAGAACGAATCGCGAACTATATCGATATGCCGTTGCAACACATCACCGATCGTATGCTGAACCGGATGCACCGGCTGGGGGATCGCGCGGCCATTGAACGGTTGGTGGAGCGTATCAGACGACGGATTCCCGGCGTGACCTTTCGAACGGCGTTCATCGTCGGGTTTCCCGGTGAAACCGAGGCGGACTTTGAGGCGTTGAAACACTATGTGGAGCGCGCGGAGTTCGATCGGGTGGCGGCGTTCCTCTACTCGGACGAGGAGGATACGCCTGCGGTCTCGCTGGACGACAAAATCGAGCGGGCGATCATGGAAGAACGCCGCAACGAACTGCTGGCCATTCAGGAATCCATCGCCGCAGCGAAAGGCCGAGAACAAATCGGTACGGTCATGGAGGTATTGGTCGACGGACCTTCGGAAGAGACGGAACATCTGCTCCAGGGCCGACACCAGGGATTGGCCCCGGAAATCGACGGGGTCGTGTACATCAATGACGGAATCGCCGCACCGGGCGACAGGGTCAAAGTCGAGATTAGCGATTCGGGCGTCTACGATCTCGTCGGACACGTCGTTGACGATTGA
- a CDS encoding DegQ family serine endoprotease, producing the protein MSSFHVLGRKAGLAVAAVALGATLTLGAQPFMASHASESPSAAPVATAVPVAMPAAGFTDVAKAVTPAVVNITTVLTDKGGDGRNVPDEPRDRMEEFFGAPFGPRGFRGPQGPPEPRGHRGGGQGSGVIVSADGYILTNNHVIDGAREVSVTLPDKREFTGKIVGTDPKTDLAVVKIDAQNLPSVMWGDASKLQVGEYVLAVGNPFGLNSTVTLGIVSALGRGRMGITQYEDFIQTDAAINPGNSGGALVNTKGELVGINTAIFSQTGGYQGVGFAVPTSMSKPIYDSLIKNGKVVRGFLGIGIQDLNGDLASSFGIKDAKGALVSDVREDSPADRGGLKQGDVIVSYQGSPVEDAVALQRLVTRTAVGAKTTLKVVRDGHEQDVTVTIGEQPDTSKIAKAESTDKNYALAGLAVQDLDRDMAKELGLKGHSHGVVVTGVAPDSGADKAGLMPGDVIREINRQPVKSVKEFEKVSSAVKKGDNVLILINRRGNALFLSAKV; encoded by the coding sequence ATGTCGTCGTTTCATGTACTCGGCAGGAAAGCCGGTCTTGCAGTTGCCGCCGTTGCGCTCGGCGCCACCCTGACTCTTGGCGCTCAGCCGTTCATGGCTTCCCACGCATCGGAATCACCAAGTGCCGCGCCGGTGGCGACGGCAGTTCCTGTCGCAATGCCCGCCGCCGGATTCACGGACGTCGCCAAAGCCGTGACTCCCGCCGTCGTGAACATTACGACGGTCCTGACGGACAAGGGCGGGGACGGCAGGAACGTCCCCGATGAGCCGCGCGACCGAATGGAGGAATTCTTCGGCGCGCCGTTCGGCCCACGCGGATTCCGCGGACCGCAAGGTCCGCCGGAACCCCGCGGACATCGCGGAGGCGGACAGGGTTCGGGTGTCATCGTTTCGGCCGACGGCTACATTCTGACCAATAATCACGTGATCGACGGAGCGCGGGAAGTCAGCGTGACCCTGCCGGACAAGCGGGAGTTCACGGGCAAGATCGTCGGCACCGATCCGAAGACGGACTTGGCGGTCGTCAAGATCGATGCGCAGAACCTGCCGAGCGTCATGTGGGGCGATGCCTCAAAGTTGCAGGTCGGTGAGTACGTTCTGGCCGTAGGGAATCCCTTCGGCCTCAACTCTACCGTCACGCTCGGCATCGTCAGCGCCCTGGGTCGGGGTCGTATGGGGATCACCCAATATGAGGATTTCATCCAGACCGACGCCGCCATCAATCCGGGAAATTCCGGCGGCGCACTCGTCAACACCAAGGGCGAACTCGTCGGGATCAACACCGCGATCTTTTCCCAGACAGGCGGCTATCAGGGCGTAGGCTTTGCCGTCCCGACCAGCATGAGCAAACCGATTTACGACAGCCTGATCAAGAACGGCAAAGTCGTGCGCGGCTTCCTGGGGATCGGCATCCAGGATCTGAATGGTGACCTGGCCTCGTCGTTTGGAATCAAGGATGCCAAGGGCGCGTTGGTCAGTGATGTCAGAGAAGATAGCCCCGCCGATCGCGGAGGCCTCAAGCAGGGAGACGTGATCGTGTCCTATCAGGGCTCACCGGTGGAAGACGCCGTGGCTCTGCAACGGCTGGTCACGAGAACGGCAGTGGGCGCCAAGACGACCCTCAAAGTCGTCCGTGACGGTCATGAGCAAGACGTGACGGTCACGATCGGGGAACAGCCCGACACATCGAAGATCGCCAAAGCCGAGTCGACCGACAAGAACTATGCGTTGGCCGGCTTGGCGGTGCAGGATCTGGACAGGGATATGGCCAAGGAATTGGGCCTGAAAGGTCACTCCCATGGAGTGGTCGTGACCGGCGTCGCGCCGGACAGCGGCGCGGACAAGGCCGGGTTGATGCCCGGCGACGTGATTCGCGAAATCAATCGTCAGCCGGTGAAGTCGGTGAAGGAATTCGAGAAAGTCTCCTCCGCCGTCAAAAAGGGCGACAATGTCCTGATTCTGATCAATCGCCGCGGCAACGCGCTGTTTCTGAGCGCGAAGGTGTAA
- a CDS encoding sensor histidine kinase, producing the protein MPLRLRLTLWYGSALALVLIIFSTVLYLVTARNLRDSVDQSLEETAAAAVRSLEERGFLPLINEEELMSQFPELARIDKFFQIFSPSGTITIRSPNVKQHELPLSRQALEVAFTGRTIFESAKYPKEPPLRLISVPIIYRSNLLYIVQVGTSMESVEQTLNRLLLVLLVTTPVALTISLAGGWFLAGRALRPVDAITLAAQRIAGGDLTQRLNVPTSADEIGRLAGTFNNMIARLETSFRQIRQFSSDASHELRTPLTVMKGETELALRRPREAADYTVVLESTLEEIDRMTRIVDELLFLSRADMGEVKMEYLPVNLDVLLEDISRQASLLGQERDVQVILGPITPIVVRGDELRLRELFLNLVDNAVKYSRRGGAVEVTMTTVPGYAKIVVTDHGIGIGPDDLERIFGRFYRTDDARAHTKKGTGLGLSICAWIADSHHGRIEVKSDLGKGSTFTVLLPFA; encoded by the coding sequence ATGCCGCTGCGCCTTCGCCTCACCCTCTGGTACGGCAGCGCCCTGGCGCTCGTGCTCATCATTTTTTCGACCGTGCTGTACCTGGTGACCGCCCGCAACCTCAGAGACTCCGTCGATCAATCGTTGGAAGAGACCGCGGCGGCGGCAGTGCGGTCGCTCGAAGAGCGCGGGTTTCTTCCGCTGATCAACGAAGAAGAGTTGATGTCCCAGTTTCCCGAATTGGCGCGCATCGACAAATTTTTCCAGATCTTCAGCCCGTCCGGCACCATCACCATCCGCTCCCCGAACGTGAAGCAGCACGAGTTGCCCTTGAGCCGCCAGGCTCTGGAAGTGGCCTTTACCGGACGGACGATTTTCGAGTCCGCCAAGTATCCCAAGGAACCTCCACTGCGCCTGATCTCGGTCCCGATCATCTATCGGAGCAATCTGCTGTATATCGTCCAGGTCGGCACGTCGATGGAATCGGTCGAACAGACTCTTAACCGGCTGTTGCTCGTGCTGTTGGTCACGACGCCGGTCGCCCTGACCATTTCCCTTGCCGGCGGCTGGTTCCTGGCGGGGCGAGCTCTCCGTCCCGTTGATGCCATCACACTGGCCGCGCAGCGGATCGCCGGGGGCGACCTCACGCAACGGCTGAACGTTCCCACGTCGGCCGACGAGATCGGCCGGCTGGCCGGCACCTTCAACAACATGATCGCGCGACTGGAAACGTCTTTCCGGCAGATCCGCCAATTCAGCAGCGACGCGTCCCACGAACTGCGGACGCCTTTGACCGTCATGAAAGGAGAAACGGAACTCGCCTTGAGACGGCCCCGCGAAGCGGCGGATTACACCGTGGTCCTGGAAAGCACCTTGGAAGAGATCGACCGCATGACCCGCATCGTCGATGAGCTGCTGTTTCTTTCCAGAGCAGACATGGGTGAAGTCAAGATGGAATACCTGCCGGTCAACCTTGACGTCCTGCTCGAGGACATCTCCCGTCAAGCTTCCCTCTTGGGACAGGAACGGGACGTTCAAGTCATCCTCGGGCCCATCACGCCGATCGTGGTGCGTGGGGATGAACTGCGGCTGCGCGAATTGTTTCTGAATCTGGTGGACAATGCGGTGAAATATTCCCGGCGGGGAGGCGCGGTTGAGGTCACGATGACCACCGTGCCCGGATACGCCAAGATCGTCGTCACCGACCATGGCATCGGCATCGGTCCAGACGATCTGGAGCGGATTTTCGGCCGGTTCTACCGCACCGACGACGCGCGCGCGCACACCAAGAAAGGCACCGGACTCGGCCTGTCGATTTGCGCCTGGATTGCCGACTCACATCACGGCCGCATCGAGGTCAAGAGTGACCTCGGCAAGGGGTCGACCTTTACCGTCCTGTTGCCGTTCGCTTAA
- a CDS encoding response regulator transcription factor, which produces MRILVIEDETKVGCFIKRALEEESYAVDLCEDGAKGLEMALGTSYDTIVVDLMLPSLSGLDILRAVRRERIQTPILILTAQSQVDQRVKGLDAGADDYLTKPFAIDELLARIRALLRRGATDSPGVLQIDDLVLNPATREVTRGGQRIDLTLKEYALLEYLMRHGGRVLTRPMISEHVWNQDFDTFTNVIDVYVNYLRNKIDRGRTKKLIHTIRGSGYMLKAD; this is translated from the coding sequence ATGCGTATTTTAGTCATCGAAGATGAAACCAAAGTCGGCTGCTTCATCAAGCGCGCGCTCGAAGAGGAAAGTTACGCAGTCGACTTGTGCGAAGACGGCGCCAAGGGGCTCGAAATGGCGCTGGGGACGAGTTATGACACCATCGTCGTCGACTTGATGCTCCCCTCGCTGTCCGGTCTCGACATCCTGAGAGCCGTCCGCCGCGAACGGATCCAGACGCCCATCCTCATTCTGACCGCTCAATCACAGGTCGATCAACGCGTGAAAGGCCTCGACGCCGGCGCCGACGATTACCTGACCAAACCCTTTGCGATCGACGAACTGCTGGCCAGAATCCGCGCACTGCTGCGCCGAGGAGCCACGGACAGCCCCGGGGTCCTGCAGATCGACGACCTGGTGCTGAATCCGGCGACGCGCGAGGTCACCAGAGGGGGGCAACGCATCGACTTGACCCTCAAGGAATATGCCCTGCTCGAATATCTCATGCGGCACGGCGGACGCGTCCTCACCCGTCCGATGATCTCCGAACACGTGTGGAATCAGGACTTCGATACGTTCACCAACGTCATCGACGTCTACGTAAATTATTTGCGGAACAAGATCGATCGGGGGCGCACCAAGAAGCTCATTCACACGATCCGGGGAAGCGGCTACATGCTCAAGGCCGACTAG